The following are encoded together in the Cyanobacterium aponinum PCC 10605 genome:
- a CDS encoding dynamin family protein: protein MVNRFYFNDPNCYVAPNEQFNFVYFAHEVKYIATQLISISASFSDIKLKTEIQNFESLINRFYELQYHLLTHKKRISVFGIFKSGKSTFINAILGQKILPSRNDRATGVITTISHDSKEYAKIHFDSRLGQITEIISIDKIKKYILLDTSDVIAKPPENIKKVEIKLPTFFLYEDCDLTDTPGLLDNEDLTQLSYQEIEKSDLAIIVLRADKLLSEKEQEAVDNVNNLLQGNVIFVINRMGIIWDDDDDDDENNEQIKKILKRANKILENTGNSIIGNPLLFPIDALSVLKQDDSEMAIHYQKNINNFKLQLKYLFDSFITERLILLPRLGKIQKHLKNVLSYCQFEIFTLQEKVKELEGLRAKVLEKRNVNFLNKLESIRLILKQEKQSIFNHLKTIINEVIGKAKNLIKEDKPIWVNQLKEEWNVANKSFIDYLNTSVINCNNKIDEIDIFPEWSYSAFLQHLELEEDLITNVSNNIGDWGSFTLKFARNVENFISNKNTRYEIFNNVKKEVLQREQVLRNSVDQYFLLIEENVKIYERDNQPTIEASENLLSLYYDMNIYQDIILQSKNFLDFIDKIINDLKN from the coding sequence ATGGTAAATCGCTTTTATTTTAATGACCCAAATTGTTATGTTGCCCCAAATGAGCAATTTAATTTTGTTTATTTTGCTCATGAGGTTAAATATATAGCAACTCAGCTAATAAGTATATCCGCTAGTTTTAGTGATATTAAACTAAAAACAGAAATACAAAACTTTGAATCCTTAATTAATCGGTTTTATGAATTACAGTATCATTTATTAACACATAAAAAAAGAATTTCTGTATTTGGCATTTTTAAATCTGGTAAATCTACCTTTATTAATGCAATTTTAGGTCAAAAAATATTACCTAGTCGTAATGATAGAGCAACAGGTGTAATTACTACTATTAGCCATGACTCTAAAGAATATGCTAAGATTCATTTTGATTCTAGGCTAGGACAAATTACGGAAATAATTAGTATTGATAAAATTAAAAAGTATATTTTATTAGATACTTCTGATGTTATTGCTAAACCTCCTGAAAATATCAAGAAAGTAGAAATAAAATTACCGACTTTTTTTTTATATGAAGATTGCGATTTAACAGATACGCCCGGATTATTAGATAATGAAGATTTAACTCAATTAAGTTATCAAGAAATTGAAAAATCAGATCTAGCTATTATTGTATTAAGAGCCGATAAATTATTATCGGAAAAAGAACAAGAAGCCGTTGATAATGTAAATAATTTACTTCAAGGGAATGTCATATTTGTTATTAATAGAATGGGGATTATTTGGGATGATGATGATGATGATGATGAAAATAATGAACAAATTAAAAAAATATTAAAACGAGCTAATAAAATATTAGAAAATACTGGTAACTCAATCATAGGAAACCCTTTATTATTTCCTATCGATGCTTTATCTGTTCTTAAACAAGATGACTCGGAAATGGCTATTCATTATCAAAAAAATATTAATAATTTTAAACTCCAGTTAAAATATTTGTTTGATTCTTTTATTACAGAAAGATTAATTTTATTACCGAGACTAGGTAAGATTCAAAAACATTTAAAAAATGTGCTTAGTTACTGTCAATTTGAAATTTTTACTTTGCAAGAAAAGGTAAAAGAATTAGAAGGGTTAAGGGCAAAAGTTTTAGAGAAAAGAAACGTTAATTTTCTGAACAAACTAGAATCAATTAGATTAATTTTAAAGCAGGAAAAGCAATCTATTTTTAATCATTTAAAAACAATAATAAATGAAGTAATTGGTAAAGCAAAAAATTTGATAAAAGAAGATAAGCCGATATGGGTAAATCAATTAAAAGAAGAATGGAATGTTGCCAATAAATCATTTATTGATTATCTAAACACAAGTGTCATAAATTGCAATAACAAAATTGACGAAATTGACATTTTTCCCGAATGGAGCTATAGTGCATTTTTACAGCATTTAGAGCTAGAAGAAGATTTAATTACTAATGTTAGTAATAACATCGGAGATTGGGGGTCTTTTACACTGAAATTTGCACGAAATGTAGAAAATTTTATCTCTAATAAAAATACTAGATATGAAATTTTTAACAATGTCAAAAAAGAAGTTTTACAAAGAGAACAAGTATTAAGAAATAGTGTTGATCAATATTTTCTTTTAATCGAGGAAAATGTAAAAATTTATGAGCGAGACAATCAACCTACTATCGAAGCATCGGAAAATTTACTTTCTCTTTATTATGATATGAATATCTATCAAGATATTATTTTACAATCAAAAAACTTCTTAGATTTTATTGATAAAATTATTAATGATTTAAAAAATTAA
- a CDS encoding dynamin family protein produces MIRVSSNFSFLQPQNQQLAHLASLAEYFLYIDPNTCLFKLRQFGELLAKQVALKVGIHINNKEEQFFILKKLENSGLFQHQIKDLYEQLTLFHKIRIEGNNATHLNYDKPDYDTALTHIQYAWELGIWYYRSFYDDNFHFQKFVTPPNPTLEFEKELNELKEEAERIKKRAEADAKQKEEIGILQQKTESKYQQILQQKQDAIALLESQKKEEIERLRQEAESKYQDALQEIENLQQEINNNKLTEEEINNRIKKAIEIEGNINSFTAMLMGHFDNDNTVKGYENISHKLENITNAIDKISLLIGDYQETEMELHNGEKVKAGLGIISEAKNLQQRSKDLKHGIFNVLVLGTFSNGKSTLLNAMLGSRKLPMDNCPATAIITILVYGEEENVKLYYSNNQQPKYISFEEFDKQYVLDLEDQETLNTTHYINRFKDIEFAEIECNYNLCKGGVRLIDSPGIGEQIARTKLTTEFLQQSHAVIFIFDATHILRQEEREFIKANFKQGNNNENIFFVVNKIDLVDDDDDDYTNNQREKTRTAFANFIKDLYLDEQGNLDGDLLNNRLFLINSKSAFKGRRKDPIKQSLVEESGILEFEKELENFLTTGSKFRAEVSSVVDLLILTIDKLEQKIIQQEKLLGEPLSVLEERRIVAEKKLKLLEERENRIKEIIDLYANTIRDKLCFDLETYVMKMKEDWESDYKKFTNLDKLNFISLFSATIDELTRSATTKAINDDLKKYVEFKFEFWANRIPIIINKDLDTLQKQLDTSIQDFAREISLIESLFTGENLIDVIENRADTVMQLIISTILGDFSTMNSSVMGDNDWSNFFWESIKQTVLVTSILLIFPAAIEWFVLIGTEIFTFVRKGEKSKNKLMIKIGQKVFEEVEIKLPELKKVVIKKINEQFDSLKNQITSAIQQQIEEVRKEQDKIIQDKKDKEFSIEKEKIRISAIKNEVIYLFNEISKNTYDREYSLEEIKWVYQGKQLIKN; encoded by the coding sequence ATGATTCGAGTATCTTCTAATTTTTCCTTTCTCCAGCCTCAGAATCAACAATTAGCCCATTTAGCTTCTTTGGCGGAGTATTTTTTATATATTGACCCAAATACTTGCTTATTTAAACTGAGACAGTTTGGAGAGTTATTAGCGAAACAAGTCGCTTTAAAAGTAGGTATTCATATTAATAATAAAGAAGAACAATTTTTCATTCTCAAAAAATTAGAAAATAGTGGTTTATTCCAGCATCAAATTAAAGATTTATATGAACAATTAACTCTTTTTCATAAAATAAGAATAGAAGGAAATAATGCTACTCATCTCAATTATGATAAACCTGATTATGATACTGCTTTAACTCATATTCAATACGCTTGGGAATTAGGTATTTGGTATTATCGCTCATTTTATGATGATAATTTTCATTTCCAAAAGTTTGTGACTCCTCCTAATCCTACCCTTGAATTTGAAAAGGAATTAAATGAATTAAAAGAGGAGGCAGAAAGAATCAAAAAACGAGCTGAGGCTGACGCAAAACAGAAAGAAGAAATAGGAATTTTACAGCAAAAAACTGAGTCTAAATATCAGCAAATCTTACAACAAAAACAAGATGCGATCGCACTTCTGGAATCTCAGAAAAAAGAGGAAATAGAAAGATTGAGACAGGAAGCCGAATCAAAATATCAAGACGCCTTACAGGAAATAGAGAATTTACAACAAGAAATTAATAATAATAAACTAACGGAAGAAGAAATCAATAACCGTATCAAAAAAGCCATAGAAATAGAGGGTAATATTAACAGTTTTACAGCTATGTTAATGGGTCATTTTGACAATGATAACACCGTAAAAGGATATGAAAATATTAGTCATAAATTAGAAAATATTACCAATGCCATAGATAAAATTTCTCTCTTAATTGGCGATTATCAAGAAACAGAAATGGAACTCCATAATGGAGAAAAAGTTAAGGCTGGATTAGGCATAATTAGTGAGGCAAAAAACCTTCAACAACGGTCAAAAGATTTAAAACATGGAATCTTTAATGTTCTAGTTTTAGGAACATTTAGTAATGGTAAAAGTACCCTTTTAAACGCTATGTTAGGCAGTCGTAAATTACCGATGGATAATTGTCCTGCTACCGCCATTATTACTATATTAGTCTATGGAGAAGAAGAAAATGTTAAGCTATATTATAGCAACAATCAACAACCTAAATACATCTCTTTTGAGGAGTTTGATAAACAATATGTTTTAGATCTTGAGGATCAAGAAACTTTAAATACAACCCATTATATTAATCGCTTTAAAGACATTGAATTTGCGGAAATAGAATGTAATTATAACCTGTGTAAAGGAGGAGTAAGATTAATCGATTCTCCGGGAATTGGGGAACAAATTGCTCGAACAAAATTAACCACAGAATTTTTACAACAATCCCATGCGGTTATCTTCATTTTTGATGCAACCCACATATTAAGGCAGGAAGAAAGGGAATTTATTAAGGCTAATTTTAAACAGGGTAATAATAACGAAAATATCTTTTTTGTGGTCAATAAAATAGATTTAGTCGATGATGATGACGATGATTATACCAACAATCAAAGAGAAAAAACAAGAACAGCTTTTGCTAATTTTATTAAGGATTTGTATTTAGATGAACAAGGCAACTTAGACGGAGATTTATTAAATAATCGCTTATTTTTAATCAATTCTAAATCTGCATTTAAAGGTAGAAGAAAAGATCCAATTAAGCAATCATTAGTAGAAGAATCAGGAATCTTAGAGTTTGAAAAAGAGTTAGAAAATTTCTTAACGACAGGATCAAAATTTAGGGCTGAGGTTAGTTCTGTGGTTGACTTATTAATATTAACTATTGATAAATTAGAACAGAAAATAATTCAACAAGAAAAATTATTAGGTGAACCTTTATCAGTATTAGAAGAAAGAAGAATTGTTGCGGAGAAAAAGTTAAAGCTATTAGAAGAAAGGGAAAATCGGATTAAAGAAATTATCGATTTATATGCCAATACTATCCGAGATAAATTATGTTTTGATTTAGAAACTTATGTCATGAAAATGAAAGAAGATTGGGAATCTGATTATAAAAAATTCACCAATTTAGATAAGCTAAACTTTATTAGTCTTTTTTCAGCGACGATAGATGAATTAACTCGCAGTGCAACTACAAAAGCAATTAATGATGATTTAAAAAAATATGTAGAGTTTAAATTTGAATTTTGGGCTAATCGTATTCCAATTATTATTAATAAAGATTTAGATACTTTGCAGAAACAATTAGATACATCTATTCAAGACTTTGCAAGGGAAATTTCTTTGATTGAATCTCTTTTTACGGGAGAAAATTTAATTGATGTAATAGAAAATCGTGCGGATACAGTAATGCAGTTAATAATTAGTACAATACTAGGTGATTTTAGTACGATGAATAGTAGTGTAATGGGAGATAATGATTGGTCAAATTTTTTCTGGGAAAGTATCAAACAAACTGTTTTAGTAACATCTATTTTATTAATATTTCCTGCCGCAATTGAATGGTTTGTTTTAATTGGGACAGAAATTTTTACATTTGTTCGTAAAGGAGAGAAATCTAAAAATAAATTAATGATTAAAATAGGACAAAAGGTTTTTGAAGAAGTTGAAATCAAGTTACCAGAATTAAAAAAAGTTGTTATAAAAAAAATAAACGAGCAATTTGATAGTCTAAAAAATCAAATAACTTCTGCAATTCAGCAACAAATAGAAGAAGTAAGAAAAGAACAAGATAAAATTATTCAAGATAAAAAAGATAAAGAATTTTCTATCGAAAAAGAAAAAATTAGAATTTCTGCCATTAAAAACGAAGTTATATATTTATTTAACGAGATTAGTAAAAATACCTATGATAGAGAGTATTCTTTAGAAGAAATAAAATGGGTTTATCAAGGAAAACAACTCATTAAAAATTAA
- a CDS encoding EVE domain-containing protein: protein MKSEPNVYSIDDLEREKRTIWDGVRNYQARNYLQQMQVGDIAFFYHSNCKSPSIVGLMMIIEANLPDPTQFDPKSSYFDPKATVEHPRWFTVRVQYQEKFSQVISLTTLKTKFSGDELLIVRKGNRLSVIPVAEEIAHKIRLL, encoded by the coding sequence ATGAAATCCGAACCTAATGTATATAGTATCGATGATTTAGAAAGAGAAAAAAGGACGATTTGGGATGGAGTGCGTAACTATCAGGCAAGGAATTATTTACAACAAATGCAAGTGGGAGATATAGCTTTTTTCTATCATTCTAACTGTAAATCTCCCTCAATAGTTGGTTTAATGATGATTATAGAAGCAAATTTACCCGATCCAACCCAATTTGACCCAAAAAGCTCATATTTTGACCCAAAAGCAACTGTAGAGCATCCTAGATGGTTTACGGTTAGGGTTCAATATCAGGAAAAATTTTCTCAGGTAATTTCTTTAACAACTTTAAAAACTAAGTTTTCAGGAGATGAATTATTAATAGTAAGAAAAGGAAATCGTTTATCGGTTATACCCGTTGCTGAAGAGATAGCCCATAAAATTAGACTTCTTTAA
- a CDS encoding nucleotidyltransferase family protein has product MTTEDIYIKYWQNKIIQQKQKNLEEKKKAREVLNKIKQVLIEEFSVNKIILFGSLLTDKFDEESDIDLAVEGIKKSDFFHAFAVVNDLGIKYMVDLKPLEDLEPYFLEKVLKKGECIYEKN; this is encoded by the coding sequence ATGACTACCGAAGATATTTATATTAAGTATTGGCAAAATAAAATAATTCAACAAAAACAAAAAAATCTCGAAGAAAAGAAAAAAGCAAGGGAAGTTTTAAATAAAATAAAACAAGTTTTAATCGAAGAATTTAGCGTAAATAAAATTATCCTATTTGGCTCATTGCTAACAGATAAATTTGACGAAGAATCAGACATTGACTTAGCGGTAGAAGGTATTAAAAAAAGTGATTTTTTTCATGCTTTTGCGGTAGTAAATGACTTAGGAATAAAATATATGGTTGATTTAAAACCATTGGAAGATTTAGAACCTTATTTCTTGGAAAAAGTATTAAAAAAAGGGGAATGTATCTATGAGAAAAATTAA
- a CDS encoding trans-splicing intein-formed DNA polymerase III subunit alpha N-terminal partner DnaE-N: MSFVGLHIHTDYSLLDGASQIPALVERATELNMPAIAVTDHGVMYGAIQLIKNCLNKGIKPIIGNEMYVINDDITIPHKKIRKYHQIVLAKDKKGYQNLVKLTTISHLEGMQGKGIFSRPCVNKELLEKYHEGLIVTSACLGGEIPQAILQGDDKRAREVAKWYKNVFGDDFYLEIQDHGSQEDRIVNIEIVKISEELDIKIVATNDSHFISCYDVEAHDALLCIQTNKNIDEIKRLRYSGTEYLKSPEEMRLLFRDHLDSETVEKAIINTLEIADKVKPYNVLGEPRIPDFKVPAGHTPESYLEEVTWQGLLKRLKCIKRSEINPEYRQRLEYELKMMEKMGFSTYFLVVWDYIKYARDNNIPVGPGRGSAAGSLVAYALGITNIDPVHHGLLFERFLNPERKSMPDIDTDFCIEKRDKMIKYVTDKYGESNVAQIITFNRLTSKSVLKDVARVIGIPYAESDYMAKLIPVSRGKPTKLKVMISDETPSPEFKEKYDTDPKVKRWIDMAIRIEGTNKTFGVHAAGVVISSQPLDEIVPLQKNNEGAVITQYFMEDLESLGLLKMDFLGLKNLTTIQKTAELIQYNRHIKIEVDELPLGERKALEILAKGTSKKLPADVAKTHQLLESGDLEGVFQLESDGMKQIVRDLKPSGIEDISSILALYRPGPLDAGLIPIFINRKHGREKIEFQHPMLKPILTETYGVLCYQEQIMKMAQDLAGYSLGEADLLRRAMGKKKASEMQKHREIFIDGAVKNGVNQAIAENLFEQMVKFAEYCLSYDTEILTVEYGAISIGKIVEEKINCQVYSVDKNGFIYTQNIAQWHDRGSQELFEYELEDGRIIKATKDHKMMTKDGQMLAINDIFEQELELYSVDDMGVMS; this comes from the coding sequence ATGTCTTTTGTTGGTTTACATATCCATACTGATTATAGTTTGCTCGATGGCGCTTCTCAAATTCCTGCTTTGGTAGAACGTGCTACAGAATTAAATATGCCTGCGATCGCAGTTACGGATCATGGTGTAATGTATGGAGCAATACAACTGATTAAAAATTGTTTGAATAAAGGAATAAAGCCGATTATCGGTAACGAGATGTATGTAATTAACGATGATATAACAATTCCTCACAAAAAAATCAGAAAATATCATCAAATTGTTTTAGCAAAAGATAAAAAAGGTTATCAAAATTTAGTTAAATTAACCACTATTTCTCACTTGGAAGGAATGCAAGGAAAGGGGATTTTTTCTCGCCCTTGTGTTAATAAAGAATTATTAGAAAAGTATCATGAAGGATTAATCGTAACAAGTGCCTGTTTAGGGGGAGAAATTCCCCAAGCAATTTTACAAGGGGATGATAAAAGAGCGAGGGAAGTTGCTAAGTGGTATAAGAATGTTTTTGGTGATGATTTTTATTTAGAAATTCAGGATCATGGATCTCAAGAAGATAGAATTGTCAATATTGAAATTGTTAAAATAAGTGAAGAATTAGACATAAAAATAGTAGCAACTAATGATTCTCACTTTATTTCCTGTTATGATGTAGAAGCCCATGACGCTCTTTTATGTATTCAAACTAATAAAAATATTGACGAGATAAAAAGACTTAGATATTCAGGCACAGAATACCTTAAATCTCCTGAAGAAATGAGGCTATTATTCAGGGATCATCTTGATAGTGAAACCGTTGAAAAAGCTATCATTAATACTTTAGAAATAGCCGATAAAGTTAAGCCTTATAATGTGTTAGGAGAACCTCGTATTCCCGATTTTAAAGTACCGGCAGGGCATACTCCAGAAAGCTACTTAGAAGAAGTGACATGGCAAGGTTTATTAAAAAGACTTAAATGTATTAAACGTAGTGAAATAAATCCCGAATATCGTCAGCGTTTAGAGTATGAATTAAAGATGATGGAAAAGATGGGTTTTTCCACTTATTTTTTAGTAGTTTGGGACTATATAAAATATGCTAGAGATAATAATATTCCTGTAGGACCTGGTAGAGGTTCTGCGGCTGGATCTCTGGTAGCTTATGCGTTGGGAATTACCAATATTGATCCTGTTCATCATGGTTTATTATTTGAAAGATTTTTAAATCCTGAACGTAAATCTATGCCTGATATTGATACGGATTTTTGCATAGAAAAAAGGGATAAAATGATTAAATATGTCACAGATAAATACGGAGAAAGTAACGTTGCTCAAATTATTACTTTTAACCGTTTAACGTCTAAATCAGTGTTAAAAGATGTGGCTAGAGTGATTGGCATTCCTTATGCTGAGTCTGATTATATGGCGAAACTGATTCCCGTTTCGAGGGGAAAACCTACTAAATTAAAGGTGATGATTTCTGATGAAACTCCCTCTCCAGAATTTAAGGAAAAATACGATACAGATCCAAAAGTTAAGCGTTGGATTGATATGGCAATTAGAATTGAAGGAACTAATAAAACTTTTGGAGTTCATGCCGCAGGAGTTGTTATTTCTAGTCAACCATTAGATGAAATTGTACCTCTACAAAAAAATAATGAAGGGGCGGTTATTACTCAATATTTTATGGAAGATTTAGAGTCTTTAGGCTTATTAAAAATGGATTTTTTAGGCTTGAAGAATTTGACTACAATTCAAAAAACAGCAGAGTTAATTCAGTATAATCGCCACATAAAAATAGAAGTAGATGAGTTGCCTTTAGGGGAGAGAAAAGCTTTAGAAATTTTGGCAAAAGGCACAAGTAAAAAGTTACCTGCTGATGTGGCTAAAACCCATCAACTGCTTGAATCAGGAGATTTGGAAGGGGTTTTTCAGCTAGAGTCTGACGGGATGAAACAGATTGTAAGGGATTTAAAACCGTCTGGCATTGAGGATATTTCTTCTATTTTAGCTTTATATCGTCCAGGTCCATTAGATGCAGGATTGATTCCTATTTTTATTAATCGCAAACATGGTAGAGAAAAAATTGAGTTTCAGCATCCCATGTTGAAGCCTATTTTAACGGAAACTTATGGCGTTTTATGTTACCAAGAGCAAATTATGAAAATGGCACAAGATTTGGCAGGATATTCATTGGGAGAAGCAGACTTGTTACGCCGTGCTATGGGTAAGAAAAAGGCTTCTGAAATGCAAAAACATCGAGAAATTTTTATTGATGGTGCGGTAAAAAATGGAGTAAATCAGGCGATCGCAGAAAATTTGTTTGAGCAAATGGTAAAATTTGCGGAGTATTGTTTGAGTTATGATACAGAAATTTTAACAGTAGAATATGGAGCAATTTCTATAGGTAAAATAGTAGAAGAAAAGATTAATTGTCAAGTTTATAGTGTGGATAAAAATGGCTTTATTTATACTCAAAATATTGCTCAATGGCATGACAGAGGCTCACAGGAATTATTTGAATATGAATTGGAGGATGGTCGAATTATTAAGGCAACAAAAGACCATAAAATGATGACAAAAGATGGTCAAATGTTAGCTATCAATGATATTTTTGAACAAGAATTAGAACTATATTCTGTGGATGACATGGGGGTAATGAGTTAG
- a CDS encoding glycogen/starch/alpha-glucan phosphorylase has product MNIFDNFMKKTTEITDDKKTSNNSLPPNNNNVTVEDDRTGLSIPTLKRAIADNLFYIQGKFPTIATENDYYMALAYTIRDRMLQRWAVTVDSYLQSKTRVVSYLSAEYLLGPHLGNNLINLGIYDRVKQAVEELGLDLEHLIAQEEEPGLGNGGLGRLAACYMDSLATLEIPAIGYGIRYEFGIFDQEIRDGWQVEITDQWLRYGNPWEIRRPEVTYEVKLGGHVEHYTDSHGHYGSNWVPDLVVKGVAYDTPILGYQVNTANTLRLWKSEAPESFDFQAFNVGDYYGAVNEKVICENISKILYPNDEQIQGKELRLRQQYFFVSCSLQDMIALHLRRGGKVENFYETFVVQLNDTHPAISVAELMRLLLDEHELDWETAWDVTTRTFAYTNHTLLPEALEKWNLDLFASILPRHLEIIYEINRRFLDEVAIRFPGDEGKLWSLSLIEEGEEKSIRMAHLACVGSFAINGVAQLHSELLKETVLKDWYELYPEKFSNKTNGVTPRRWMVLSNPRLTELITSKIGDGWIKNLEELKGLEKFADDGAFRKQWMDVKLAVKKDLASQVEQQQGIKINPESLFDVQVKRIHEYKRQHLNVLHIITLYNRLKQHPDLDIVPRTFIFGGKAAPSYHVAKLMIKLITSVAEVVNHDPDVRDRIKVVFMPDYNVTNSQKIYPAADLSEQISLAGKEASGTGNMKFSLNGALTIGTLDGANVEIRECVGEENFFLFGLTAQEVEQLKSSGYNPWDYYHDSLKQAIDQISSGFFSHRDGSLFQRLVNSLLYDDRYLLFADYHSYIECQDRVAEAYRDKDKWAKMSILNVARMGKFSSDRSIKEYCEDIWKVKPVPVELYDLCPDGECKLV; this is encoded by the coding sequence ATGAATATTTTTGATAATTTTATGAAAAAAACCACCGAAATCACAGACGATAAAAAAACCTCTAACAATTCTCTTCCTCCTAACAATAATAATGTTACTGTAGAAGACGATCGCACCGGTTTAAGTATTCCTACCCTAAAAAGGGCGATCGCAGATAACCTGTTTTACATCCAAGGGAAATTCCCCACTATTGCCACAGAAAACGATTACTACATGGCTTTAGCCTATACCATCCGAGACAGAATGTTACAAAGATGGGCAGTCACCGTTGATAGTTACTTACAATCAAAAACCCGTGTAGTTTCTTATCTTTCCGCCGAATACCTTTTAGGACCTCACTTGGGCAATAATTTAATCAACTTAGGCATTTATGATCGAGTTAAACAAGCAGTAGAGGAATTAGGCTTAGATTTAGAACATCTGATCGCCCAAGAAGAAGAGCCGGGGCTTGGAAATGGAGGGTTAGGGCGTTTAGCGGCCTGTTATATGGATTCTTTAGCTACTTTGGAAATACCTGCTATTGGCTACGGTATTCGTTATGAATTCGGTATTTTTGACCAAGAAATTCGAGATGGTTGGCAGGTAGAAATTACAGACCAATGGTTACGTTACGGTAATCCTTGGGAAATTCGTCGCCCTGAAGTAACCTACGAGGTGAAATTAGGGGGTCATGTGGAACATTATACCGACTCTCACGGGCATTATGGCAGTAATTGGGTGCCTGACTTGGTGGTGAAAGGGGTAGCTTATGATACTCCTATTCTCGGTTATCAAGTTAATACTGCTAATACTCTGCGTCTCTGGAAATCCGAAGCTCCAGAATCCTTTGATTTTCAAGCCTTCAATGTGGGGGATTATTACGGGGCGGTAAATGAAAAGGTTATTTGTGAAAATATCAGTAAAATTCTTTATCCCAATGATGAACAAATACAGGGTAAAGAGTTACGACTAAGGCAACAATACTTTTTTGTTTCCTGTTCTTTGCAAGATATGATTGCCTTACATTTAAGACGAGGTGGTAAGGTTGAAAACTTTTATGAAACTTTTGTCGTTCAATTAAATGATACTCACCCTGCCATTAGTGTAGCAGAGTTAATGCGTTTATTACTCGATGAACACGAATTAGATTGGGAAACTGCGTGGGATGTCACTACTCGCACTTTTGCTTATACTAACCATACTCTCTTACCCGAAGCCTTGGAGAAATGGAATTTAGACTTATTTGCTTCAATTTTGCCCCGTCATTTAGAAATTATCTATGAAATTAATCGCCGTTTCTTAGATGAAGTTGCAATCCGTTTTCCGGGGGATGAAGGCAAGTTATGGAGTTTATCTTTAATAGAAGAAGGAGAAGAAAAATCTATTCGCATGGCACATTTAGCCTGTGTCGGTAGTTTTGCCATTAATGGGGTGGCTCAATTACATTCAGAGTTGCTCAAAGAAACGGTTTTGAAAGATTGGTATGAGCTTTATCCTGAGAAGTTTAGCAACAAAACTAATGGGGTGACTCCTCGTCGTTGGATGGTGTTAAGTAATCCCCGTTTGACGGAGTTAATTACCAGTAAAATTGGCGATGGTTGGATTAAAAATCTTGAGGAGTTGAAGGGTTTAGAGAAATTTGCTGATGATGGGGCATTCCGTAAACAATGGATGGATGTTAAATTGGCGGTGAAGAAAGATTTAGCCTCTCAAGTTGAACAACAGCAGGGTATCAAAATTAATCCTGAGTCGTTATTTGATGTGCAAGTAAAACGGATTCACGAATACAAAAGACAACATCTCAATGTTTTACATATCATCACCCTCTATAACCGTCTCAAGCAACATCCTGATTTAGATATTGTACCCCGTACTTTTATTTTTGGCGGTAAGGCCGCACCTTCTTATCATGTGGCTAAGTTGATGATTAAATTAATTACTTCTGTGGCGGAGGTGGTTAATCATGATCCTGATGTGCGCGATCGCATCAAAGTGGTATTCATGCCAGATTATAATGTTACTAACTCGCAAAAAATCTATCCTGCGGCGGATTTATCAGAACAAATTTCTCTTGCAGGCAAAGAAGCATCAGGCACAGGTAATATGAAATTTTCTCTTAACGGTGCGTTAACCATTGGTACTTTAGATGGTGCAAATGTGGAAATCAGGGAATGTGTAGGGGAAGAAAACTTTTTCCTTTTCGGTTTAACCGCCCAAGAAGTCGAACAACTTAAATCCAGTGGCTATAACCCTTGGGACTACTATCATGATAGTCTAAAACAGGCGATCGACCAGATTTCTTCGGGATTTTTCTCCCACCGTGATGGTAGCCTATTTCAACGTCTGGTTAATTCTTTACTCTATGATGATCGTTATTTACTCTTTGCGGACTATCATTCTTACATTGAGTGCCAAGATCGTGTGGCAGAAGCCTACAGAGATAAAGATAAATGGGCAAAAATGTCTATTTTAAATGTAGCACGGATGGGCAAATTTTCGAGCGATCGCAGTATCAAAGAATATTGCGAAGACATTTGGAAAGTAAAACCTGTACCTGTTGAATTATATGATTTATGCCCTGATGGAGAATGTAAATTAGTTTAA